A genomic segment from Bacillus rossius redtenbacheri isolate Brsri chromosome 5, Brsri_v3, whole genome shotgun sequence encodes:
- the LOC134532064 gene encoding uncharacterized protein LOC134532064 produces MSNNASFDWKKASSIYDFTVRDIKGQDVSLEKYRGHVAIVVNVASKCGLTATNYKELAELHDKYSQEKGLRILAFPCNQFAGEEPGSSEDIVCFAMKQNAKFDLFEKIDVNGDGAHPLYKYLKHKQGGTLGDFIKWNFTKFIIDKNGQPVERHGPNTDPSKLVSHLEKYW; encoded by the exons AGTAACAACGCCTCATTTGACTGGAAGAAGGCAAGTTCGATTTATGACTTCACTGTGAGGGACATCAAAGGCCAGGATGTGTCGTTGGAAAAATACAG gggTCACGTGGCCATCGTGGTGAACGTGGCCTCCAAGTGCGGGCTGACGGCCACCAACTACAAGGAGCTGGCGGAGCTGCACGACAAGTACTCCCAGGAGAAGGGCCTGCGCATCCTCGCCTTCCCCTGCAACCAGTTTGCCGGAGAG GAACCGGGCAGCTCAGAGGACATAGTGTGCTTCGCGATGAAGCAGAACGCCAAGTTCGACTTGTTTGAGAAGATAGACGTGAATGGAGACGGGGCGCACCCCCTCTACAAGTACTTGAAGCACAAGCAGGGCGGGACCCTGGGAGA ctTCATCAAGTGGAACTTCACCAAGTTCATCATCGACAAGAACGGACAGCCGGTGGAGCGACACGGACCGAACACGGACCCCAGC AAGCTGGTGTCTCACCTGGAGAAGTACTGGTGA